The stretch of DNA TCGACCTTTCATTTCTAACTTTTCAGACATGGAGAGGCCTTTAAGAGATATCGCACATAAAAAAGACTTGACTGCACATTCTGCTGTCACATGGACACCTGCTGCACAACAAGCATTCTGTGATCTTAAACTTTCTTTACAAACTTTCCCCGGCCACCTTGGGGATTCCAGATCCTAACGAAGCTTTCACTCAGTTTGTCAGTGAAAGAAATGGTAACATGACCTCTGTTCTTTTACAGAAACATGGTGACAGACTCCGTCCAGTGGCATACTTCTCCCGTCAGCTTAACCCCGTTGCATGCGGTTTACCTTTGTGTTTGAGGGCAGTGGCAGCATGTGAACAGGCTGTTTCTGCCTCACGTGACATCGTTGGTTATGCTTCTCTAACATTCTGTGTTCCCCACTGTATTGCTGCTATCTTGCAGAGGCAGAAATCTTCACATCTCTCACCTCTCTCACACTGGGACTTCCACATGTGACAGTTCAAAAGTGCACCACTTTGAACCCTGCGactctccttcccctcctgGGGGACGGAGAACCGCACTGTTTTATATCAGAATTGCAACAACTTTGTACCCAACTTGCTGATTTGTCTGACATGCCTCTGACTAActctgattttgtgttttttgttgatgtCTCTGCTTTCAGGGAACCTGATACTGGCTGCGGACATGCCAGCTATGCTGTTGATGATCATGGGATTGTTGAatcttcccctctccctcctcattaCTCAGCCCAGGCAGCAGAGCTAGTGGCACTAGCCATAGCATGTACACTGGGCGAATCACATTCAGTCACGATTTACATCAACTCCAGGTACACATTTGGCGTAGTTTACGATTTTGGAGCACTTTGGAAACACAGAAAGTTCTTGAAATCAGATGGGAAGCCTATTCTTAACCATACTCTCGTTGCAGATGTGTTGAAGGCTATTACCCTACCATCACAAGTATGCAAATGCGTGGCTCACATATTTAACAAAGACACAGTTTCTAGTGGAAATGCATGAGAAATGCATTGCAACCCTCCCTCCTGCTCTGTCTCtcacttctcctcctgcttccctCTCTGATCTCTCTTCCCTTTTTACCCCTGCTGAACAATCACTCTGGTCCAAGAGTGGCTGTTCCTATCTTATTAACCAAATGTTGCCAAGGGACGGGTTTGTCGTGGCCAAGATGCCTGCCCCTGGTTCTGATGTACATGAGAGTGTGCACGTGAGCTAACCTATCACCTCCCCACACTCCAATGGAAACCACTTTGTGTGAAGATGCAATGTTGAAATATTGTCTGCCTTTAACAAAATCTCTTTCAGAGATCAGACATCAAGTGAAGACAGCCCTCCCACAGTGCGGTGAGGGACCACTGCACGACCCTCAACCAGGTGATTTTGTGCTGATAAAGAACCTCAGAAGAAAGACGTGGAAACATCACCAGAAGCAAGGACCATTGTAAGTGCTTTTGACAATGTACACCGCTGTAAAGTTCGCCGAAAGAGCCCCCTGGATACACACCAGCCACTGCAAAAGAGCTCCCAACCCGAGCGATGACATAACAGCGACATCAATCCAGTAGCCACTCACTAGGTGAGATAACCTGTCTTGATTTGTAGAATACAGACGTATTAAAATGCTGTAACAGTATTACTTGGGTGATTACATTCCAAAGGCATTTCCTTAGCCAGCCTCTGGATGAGAGTATGGCTCCATGGTAGAGACCCATGATTAAAATACTGAAGGGCTAATTTCGTCTTTGTAGGAGCTGGATAAATGAGCAAAGCAGAAAATTGACACTATTCACAAGATGAGTgtagattaaacattgtaattttggttacaagtgtacatttcatagtttgtagttctagtcagagagagatcttgcagttcttaatttatttacgaTCTTTACCTGCCACAGGTGGTCCAGGTGCCGAGAAGTCTGGTCGTTCTAGTCTGTGGTGCCCGTTAGTGGATTATATGTAAATgggagaaaagttttaaatcctCATTCGTTGTCACAGGTGTGTGCCTGAAaacttgttttatggctttgttttatagtctcagaaatctgcaaaggaaattACAACAGTCCTGCCCATTATGGACTGTCCGGCGAAGTGACCTCTCCTGGTGGGTcagggaagaaataaaatgttccccTACACAGCAAATGATGCTTTCCTATCCTATCTAGAATTCAGAAGGCTGGTGCAGCAAAGGAAACCAGGGCAGAGAGGCAGTCAGTGGCTGGGTGTACTTCGCATTAGATCATGTTACATAAGTTTGCAGAACCCTTCAAGCTGCTAACCCAGAAACTGAGCATGCATCCCCCTAACACCAATGTGAACCATGTCCTGGTTCAAGGCTTGAATTATGTTTAAATGCCTTGAAGATTTTATCCAGTGTGTATAATTGGTTCCTCCAGCTATGGTCAATTTAGTCATGCAAGCTACTACTTTGCAAATGGCAATAAATATCATTGATCTGTCGAGCTACTAACCATTagttcttgtgtatgtacacatTCTTACAGGTTGCAAGATTGGACTCTCCCAAGGGAGATATACCTGGGGTCACAACCAGGTTCTCAAATGCTTAACAGCTGCTAATGAGGAAAAACGGGTTGATGCAAATTCCTCATCTGATAGAAAGGAAAATATGGCATACTGTGTTTGCTCGGGAGGGGGAAAAGGCCAGACCAGCGAGGATCAGGCATAGCGCAGGGCAGCTAAGGGTGGGCAGAGCTTGGGATTTGAGGTCCGAATTAAACTTTCAGCTGACTGTCCCAGCTCAAATAGTGAGTACTCACAGACTTGTGGTCAGAAGAAGGTAGTAGTTGTGGGCTTCGTCCTGGAAACAGAGTTGGGTATGGATCTAGGTATGCAGAGATGGCATCAAAAGCTGATCAGCGAGGCTGGTGTACCCACGTGCGGCCAACAAATGGAGGTcggctgccgtggatttgttgcaaaatccaccattgccgtcctgtgtgagctgggcattcacagaaaagaacagagggtcacAGTTCAGAACATGTCCCTGACAGCGGAGTGAGAAAGTGAGTGGCTGTGACTGAGAAGGAAACAcactagctggggagcatgctaaagataaggctagctgagtagttttagtagttagtagttgtAGTAGGGCTAAACTAATCTCTTGGTTAAAAGTCACATGGTTgcatggtggctgcattgaggcaggtgactccaggacgctgaaGCTCACTGTTGAGCCTTCTTGAGTTGAGTCTTGAgggaagggaggtgcccacttgaaaaccccaatgatgtgccgcatactgcctactgctgttggctaggtctagttagctggtgtcttctggtGTTTTACTTCCAATCTTGGCAGGGTGGGGGGAAGTCTTGTTgtatgtcccatcacttcttacctgctgctgttggctaggctagttagctgttgtcttcttcttggttgctagttggtagttGAGCTTgttggtcggtttttcagttggactaggcttctaaatgtgttttgactcggatcatggcacaagggattgtaacatcttatcctgtgtattaatgaacaGCCATTGCAACAGATTACGTAATGTACCAAAGGTATCAGAGTCAACCATAAGTCCCACCAGAAAAGACCTGGGACTACTATaactgcagctgcagaggaCGTTCTCTTTGGCAGAGGTTAACTACCAGCATCTCAATCTTTATCTAAGGTGTATTACAGTTACTGTTAGTTTTGTTGCTGTATTCTGCTGTGAAACTACAttatctgatgtgtttttgactAGTCACTCCTGTTACTGAGTGCTTCTCTGATCTCTGTTATTGCGGATTGATGGAAAACTACACATACAACAGTGTCATGCTGCAGCTGGAAGGATTACAATTCTCAGATGACTCTGTGTaccttgtctttgtcttcttctttttctcctttatttttatcatgGTAGCTAATGCCGGCATTATAGTTCTGATAATCATCGACAAGAATCTTCATCAGCCCATGTATCTGCTTTTCTGCAGTTTGCCAGTGAATGACATTATTGGAAATTCGGTCACAGTTCCCCGTCTGCTGGTGGACCTCGTGCTGCCTCCATCTGAGCGTCTCATCAGTTATTATGAGTGTGTGGCTCAAGCTTTTGTGACACACATGTTCGGCACTGTCTCCCATACTGTCCTCATGATCATGGCTTTTGACAGATATGTGGCCATCTGCAATCCTCTGCGCTATGGAGCCATAATGACCAACAATATGGTGGTGAAGCTGACGGTGTCTGCCTGGGGAGTGGCCCTCATTCTTGTCACGATTCTGCTCGGCCTGACCATCCGACTGAACTGATGCAGGACTCTGATTACTAATCCTTACTGTGACAACGCCTCTCTGTTCAAACTCTCCTGTGAGAGTGTGGTCATCAACAACATCTACGGCCTCACGTTCACTGTGGTTTTGTTCTCAGGTTCTATCGGCAGCATGGTTATCACCTACACTAAGATCACAGTAGTGTGTCTGACCAGTAAGAACAAGTCTCTGAACAGTAAAGCCTTGAAGACCTGTAGCACTcatctggttttatttcttattatgaTATTTAGTGGAATGTCGCTCATTGCTCTGCATCGTTATCCTCAGTACTCAGACTACAGGAAATTCTGCAGCATTTTGTTTCACACTGTTCCCTGCAGCCTGAACCCCATAATTTATGGGGTTCAATCCAAAGAGATAAGAAAGTACTTGTCAAAATTTAGTGCATCCAAGAAAATTTCACCATAATCTAAAAgacctctgtctctttttctgtctctacctggccaGTCTTAATCACATGTTTGTGCCCACATTTCTTGGCAGTGTTGCCCCAGTACTGCTCCATCTCTGCATAAAGTACAACTTTTTGTTTGAATATAAGGTAAGCACGGTTAATAAACCTTAGACAATGAGTTAAACCCCTTGTTACAGAACTATTTTGTGGAAAAGAACCAGTTTaacaaataaagatggatgttAGATCAGAGAGAAGTGCATTTGCAAGTGCACTGCGGCCTTAGGACAATCTCCCAAATAGATTTTTGTGAAGACTAAAATAGAAGCAGCAGGCTCATAAAGTGTTATAAATGATTTGGACGTGATTTGGACAATTCTAATGCTAGACCAGGAGAGGTCGAAGCTAACCAAAAAGCCAGTATACCATCAACTTGTGAACTGtctttctgcatttcttttaaCTGTGGTCTCAATGCAATTACAACTGCAATTAACTGAACTAAGAtgacatggaaataaaaacataacatgctggcatttttgtctttcaaaatTATTGTACTTACTAAactattttttgtgtttgaaggtTGGACTCACTTAAGTGTTTCTAAATTATCTAGACAAGCTATTATACATTGTTATTGACTTAATGCTTAATAATAGTTAGAGAACATATCACTGGTCCACTGCTCCAGGTACACAGTAAtaatggatgggtcaaatgcaaGAAATAATTTCCACatgtgggatcaataaaatatcacaaaaaaaaaaatagaagacaAATACTTAGAACTGCCACCACTCTAAAGGTTTTAGATAAACTGAAAAGTGCAACAACTACTCTGTCAAAGGTAAAAATTCTTATTTCAAGCATGGTatccttttcttctcttaacATATTAAACCAGGCAATGAAGAAATTGATTGGGTTGAGTAGGTTTGTCGGAACAGATGGGTTTCAAAAtgggatttaaaaatgttcagtgtgtCAATGTTAGGGATGTTGGGTGGAAGGGAATTCCAGAGGTGGGGGAAGGAAAGGCTGAAGGCTCTGGACCCCATGGTGGCCATGCAGGCAGGAGAAATGGTGAGGCTGACGGATAGTGATGATCTAAGGATCCTGAAAAGTTCTTTCAGATATGGTGGGGCGAGGTTGTTGGAGGAAAGGTAGAGCTGGGTGACATAGCAACAAATGTTAATATCATATTCACAGAATATTTGACTAAAGACTAAATTTGACTGAAGAGATGTGGGATGGCTGGGATGTGTAAACTCCTCATAATACAATAATTTtaacactttattattattattatttcaccacCCTATCATTTTTCTTACATTATATCGTTACCTGAAAACCATTAACCATCACAACTAATTACATAATGTTGCACCACAGATACAATATCTGAGTCAACCAGGAACCATGATTCCCTTAAGGAAAGACCAGGAGCtactataaatacatatataactGCAATCAAGGAAGACATCCTTCGTGATGAAGGTTTAGTACCAGCacaagagacagaggagacaaatGAACTAGAAGCCTGAAGCGGCTCAGTCTTTATCTAAGATGTGTGACAGTTGCTAGTTCATTAAGgtttcagttttgttgctgTATTCTGTTGTGAAACTACATTATCTGGTAAATGCgtgatgtttatgtgttttttggttATTCACTCCTGTCATTGAGTGTTTCTCTGATCTCTGTTACTGCACGTTGATGGAAAACTACACATACAACAGCATCATGCTGCAACTGGAAGGATTACAAACCTCCGAAGAGTCTGTGTACCCggtcttcctcctcctacttttttcctacatttttaTCATGGTTGCTAATGCCGGCATTATAGTTCTGATTTTCATTGACAAGAATCTTCATCAGCCCATGTATCTGCTTTTCTGCAACCTGCCATTTAATGACATCCTGGGGAATTCTATCATGGTTCCCCGTCTGCTGGTAGATATCCTGCAGCCTCCGTCTGAGCGTCTCATCAGTTATTATGAGTGTGTGGTCCAAGCTTTCACCACACACATGTTCGGCACCACGTCCCACACTGTCCTCATGATCATGGCTTTTGATCGATACGTGGCCATCTGCAATCCTCTGCGCTACGGAGCCATAATGACCAATAAGATGGTGATGAAGCTGACGGTGTCTGCCTGGGGAGTGGCCCTCATTCTGGTCGGGATTCTGCTCGGTCTGACCATCCGACTGAACCGATGCAGGACTCTGATCACTAATCCTTACTGTGACAACGCCTCTCTGTTCAAACTCTCCTGTGAGAGTGTGGTCATCAACAACATCTACGGCCTCACATTCACTGTGGTTTTGTTCTCAGGTTCTATCGGTACCATTGTTATCACCTACACTAAGATCACAG from Mugil cephalus isolate CIBA_MC_2020 chromosome 15, CIBA_Mcephalus_1.1, whole genome shotgun sequence encodes:
- the LOC125021645 gene encoding olfactory receptor 146-like; amino-acid sequence: MENYTYNSIMLQLEGLQTSEESVYPVFLLLLFSYIFIMVANAGIIVLIFIDKNLHQPMYLLFCNLPFNDILGNSIMVPRLLVDILQPPSERLISYYECVVQAFTTHMFGTTSHTVLMIMAFDRYVAICNPLRYGAIMTNKMVMKLTVSAWGVALILVGILLGLTIRLNRCRTLITNPYCDNASLFKLSCESVVINNIYGLTFTVVLFSGSIGTIVITYTKITVVCLTSKSKSLNSKALKTCSTHLVLYLIMIFSGMSLIALHRFPQYSDYRKYCTILFHIVPCSLNPIIYGVQSKEIRKYLSKFSVSKTISP